The genomic stretch GCAGAGGATCTGTTCTCGAAAGGTATATACAGTTGTATGAGGGAGAACGTTGCAAAAAGATTCCAATGAGGAGGGAGGCTGGCAGGCCTGCAGTGTGACCCGGATGTAAGGGAGGAGCAGCTTGCATGCATCTTGAGATCCGACTTAAAACACTGACGCCACTCTGGACCGGCGGCGTGGACCAGACCTGCGATCGCCTGCACGAGACTGGGCTGATCGGCTCGCTGCGCTGGTGGTACG from Methanothrix sp. encodes the following:
- the cmr1 gene encoding type III-B CRISPR module RAMP protein Cmr1, which encodes MHLEIRLKTLTPLWTGGVDQTCDRLHETGLIGSLRWWY